A stretch of Brassica rapa cultivar Chiifu-401-42 chromosome A08, CAAS_Brap_v3.01, whole genome shotgun sequence DNA encodes these proteins:
- the LOC103836379 gene encoding phosphoenolpyruvate carboxylase kinase 1, which yields MTCSQNNNNNDNKYQICEEIGRGRFGTVTRVYAPATGDFFACKTIDKSSLTDALDRACIDTEPKLMALLSYHPNIIQIHDLVDTDSTLSIYMELVDPSVSIYDRLVSSGTFSESQTASFAKQILQGLSHCHRYGVVHRDIKPENILLDLRNDAVKICDFGSGVWLGEGETTEGVVGTPYYVAPEVLMGCSYGEKVDLWSAGVVLYTMLAGAPPFYGETAEEIFEAVLRGNLRFPPSVFRGVSSMAKDFLRKLMCKDASRRLSAEQALRHPWIQRAGEAEERFI from the exons ATGACTTGCAgccaaaacaacaacaacaacgacaACAAGTACCAGATCTGCGAAGAGATCGGTCGTGGACGCTTCGGAACCGTCACTCGCGTCTACGCGCCAGCCACCGGTGATTTCTTCGCATGCAAAACCATCGATAAAAGCTCCCTCACCGACGCGCTCGACCGCGCGTGCATCGACACCGAGCCCAAACTCATGGCTCTCTTGTCTTACCACCCGAACATCATCCAAATCCACGACCTCGTCGACACGGACTCCACCCTCTCCATCTACATGGAGCTAGTGGACCCCTCCGTCTCCATCTACGACCGCCTCGTCTCCTCCGGGACCTTCTCCGAGTCCCAAACGGCGTCGTTCGCCAAACAGATCCTCCAGGGGCTCTCGCATTGCCACCGGTACGGCGTCGTTCACAGGGACATTAAACCGGAGAATATTTTACTTGATCTTAGGAACGATGCGGTGAAGATCTGTGACTTCGGGTCCGGGGTTTGGTTGGGTGAGGGAGAGACCACCGAAGGTGTGGTGGGGACGCCGTATTACGTGGCGCCGGAGGTTCTGATGGGGTGTTCTTACGGTGAGAAGGTTGATCTCTGGAGCGCGGGTGTTGTTTTGTACACGATGCTCGCCGGAGCTCCGCCGTTTTACGGGGAGACGGCAGAGGAGATTTTTGAGGCCGTGCTGAGAGGGAACTTGAGGTTTCCGCCGAGTGTGTTCAGAGGTGTGTCGTCGATGGCTAAAGACTTCTTGAGGAAGTTGATGTGTAAGGATGCTTCTAGAAGACTCTCAGCTGAACAAGCTCTCA GGCACCCATGGATTCAAAGAGCAGGGGAAGCAGAGGAAAGATTCATCTAG
- the LOC103836381 gene encoding probable low-specificity L-threonine aldolase 1, with product MVIRSVDLRSDTVTRPTDAMREAMAGAEVDDDILGYDPTARHLEEEMAKMMGKEAALFVPSGTMGNLICVMVHCEVRGSEVILGDNSHIHVYENGGISTIGGVHPKTIKNEEDGTMDLGDIEAAIRDPKGSTFYPSTRLICLENTHANSGGRCLSAEYTDRVGEIAKRHGLKLHIDGARLFNASIALGVPVHRLVEAADSVSVCLSKGLGAPVGTVIVGSHTFIEKAKTLRKTLGGGMRQIGVLCAAALVALQENLPKLQFDHKKAKLLAEGLNQMKGIRINVAAVETNMIFMDMEDGSRLTAEKLRKSLTECGILVLPGNSSRIRMVVHHQITISDVHYTLSCLQQAMQMIQEPSLNQTGKTENALSF from the exons ATGGTGATAAGAAGTGTGGATCTACGATCAGACACCGTGACAAGACCCACTGATGCTATGCGCGAAGCAATGGCTGGTGCTGAGGTGGACGATGACATACTTGGCTACGATCCAACAGCTCGACATCTCGAAGAGGAGATGGCTAAGATGATGGGTAAAGAGGCAGCTCTCTTCGTGCCATCTGGTACAATGGGGAATCTGATATGCGTTATGGTTCACTGCGAAGTGAGAGGCAGCGAGGTGATTCTTGGAGACAACAGCCACATCCATGTTTACGAGAATGGAGGGATATCAACAATCGGTGGCGTGCATCCCAAGACAATCAAGAATGAAGAAGACGGGACGATGGACTTGGGGGATATAGAAGCAGCTATTAGAGACCCTAAAGGTAGCACGTTTTATCCATCTACAAGGTTGATTTGCTTGGAGAACACACACGCCAA CTCTGGTGGGAGATGTTTGAGTGCTGAATACACAGATAGAGTTGGAGAGATTGCGAAGAGACATGGACTAAAGCTTCATATCGATGGAGCTCGCCTCTTTAATGCTTCCATT GCACTTGGAGTTCCTGTCCATAGGCTTGTAGAGGCTGCTGACTCTGTTTCC GTGTGTCTCTCTAAAGGTCTTGGAGCTCCAGTAGGAACTGTAATCGTTGGCTCACATACTTTCATAGAGAAAGCGAAAACGTTGAGGAAAACACTAGGTGGAGGAATGAGACAAATAGGGGTTCTGTGTGCAGCCGCTTTGGTCGCACTCCAAGAGAACCTCCCAAAGCTACAATTTGACCACAAGAAAGCAAAGTTGTTAGCTG AAGGGTTGAATCAAATGAAAGGGATTAGAATAAACGTTGCAGCCGTGGAGACTAACATG ATATTCATGGATATGGAGGATGGATCAAGACTTACTGCTGAGAAACTGCGCAAGAGTCTAACGGAGTGTGGCATTCTCGTCCTCCCAGGAAACTCATCTCG GATCAGAATGGTTGTACACCACCAGATAACAATAAGTGATGTACATTACACATTGTCTTGCTTACAA caAGCAATGCAAATGATTCAGGAACCAAGCCTAAACCAAACCGGCAAAACCGAAAATGCTCTCTCTTTTTAA
- the LOC103836382 gene encoding putative lysine-specific demethylase JMJ16 isoform X1 yields MGTELMRICVKEESDELPSVPPGFESYATFTLKRVVPDPGAAMESVSSVSNQGEMEIESDEAKAARSLRRRPWINYDDDSNALSQNLDQTCGVKPSLPKGVTRGCAECNDCQKVTARWQPDEARRPDLEDAPIFHPTEEEFEDTLSYIAKIRPKAEKYGICRIVPPPSWKPPCPLKEKQVWEGSKFTTRVQRVDKLQNRSSMKKVSKLSNQMRRKKRKCMKMGMDPGSASPEMSELETFGFEPGPGFTLKDFKKYADEFKAQYFKKSETSTDSECTWEPAVEDVEGEYWRIVDKATEEIEVLYGADLETGVFGSGFPKISSSHEAASSSEEKYAKSGWNLNNFSRLPGSLLKHEGSDISGVLVPWLYIGMCFSSFCWHVEDHHLYSMNYMHWGAPKLWYGVAGKDAVKLEEAMRKHLPDLFEEQPDLLHKLVTQLSPSKLKTAGVPVHRCVQHAGEFVLTFPRAYHAGFNCGFNCAEAVNVAPVDWLPHGQNAIELYCQQGRKTSISHDKLLLGAAREVVKADWELNLLKKNTIDNLRWKEFSGKDGILAKTLKARIDMERTRREFLCSSSLALKMHSNFDATNERECCICFFDLHLSAAGCRCSPEKYSCLTHVKQLCSCPWVAKYYLFRYDMDELNVLLEAVEGKLSSVYRWARQDLGLALSEHLSGSKMETSEEEPQAAALLGKDLQLKVTPREDLSRGLENTLLLKVKEEQLTPSHCMKPVKEEEGISMTAAKSTSGKKSSQSVPDDVILLSDDEHDIPRKRVSEKRDADSPGKHLKIQERPSHVLALEAPSKTAAPMIEKQANSLPDRQITMPLPTNDQRAVQGDVTSSVSHAEVNAVADGLAHNTSNQDGVNPTSSKSKISGGLAIQEVVDGIRSTSGTPSCSQNNSPDRIIRQKGPRIAKVVRRINCNVEPLNYGCVLSGKSWCNRRAIFPKGFRSRVKYINVLDPTRMSFYVSEILDAGRNSPLFMVYLEGVPSEVFAHLSPTRCWEMVRDRVNQEISKQHKAGKLDLPPLQPSGSPDGFEMFGYTSPAILQAIEALDVNRVCTEYWDSRPYSRPQVQFPANALLLREANTSIQSSDVRSLQKAPRQRLLPAGTKSNLKVLLKKANMEELSSLQEVLNESNVDLVTELVKEEIQKRC; encoded by the exons ATGGGGACAGAGCTGATGAGAATCTGTGTGAAGGAAGAAAGTGATGAGCTGCCATCTGTTCCTCCTGGGTTTGAATCATATGCTACTTTCACTTTAAAAAGAGTTGTCCCTGACCCTGGTGCTGCTATGGAAAGTGTTTCTTCTGTATCAAATCAAGGTGAGATGGAGATTGAATCTGATGAAGCCAAAGCTGCTCGGTCTCTACGGCGTAGACCTTGGATTAACTATGATGATGATAGCAATGCCTTGTCTCAAAATCTTGATCAA ACTTGTGGAGTGAAGCCTTCTCTACCTAAGGGTGTGACCAGAGGATGTGCAGAATGTAATGACTGCCAAAAG GTAACTGCGAGATGGCAACCAGATGAAGCTCGAAGGCCTGACCTTGAAGATGCCCCTATATTCCACCCTACCGAAGAG GAGTTTGAAGATACTTTGAGCTATATAGCTAAAATAAGACCAAAGGCTGAGAAGTACGGAATCTGCCGAATTGTTCCTCCTCCTTCCTGGAAACCCCCTTGCCCGCTGAAAGAAAAGCAAGTATGGGAAGGTTCTAAATTCACCACACGCGTCCAAAGAGTGGATAAGCTTCAGAACCGGAGCTCTATGAAGAAGGTTTCAAAGCTTTCTAATCAAatgagaaggaagaagaggaagtgcATGAAAATGGGAATGGATCCTGGCTCCGCAAGCCCAGAAATGAGTGAGCTTGAGACGTTTGGGTTCGAACCTGGTCCAGGGTTCACTCTAAAAGACTTCAAAAAGTATGCTGACGAGTTCAAGGCTCAGTACTTTAAAAAGAGTGAAACATCTACGGACAGTGAATGTACATGGGAGCCAGCGGTTGAGGATGTTGAAGGTGAATATTGGCGGATTGTAGATAAAGCTACCGAAGAGATAGAG GTGCTGTATGGTGCTGACCTTGAAACTGGGGTATTTGGTAGTGGTTTTCCCAAGATATCATCTAGTCACGAggctgcttcttcttcagaagaaaaatatgcAAAATCAGGCTGGAACTTAAATAATTTCTCAAGGCTTCCAGGATCACTTCTTAAGCATGAAGGCAGTGACATCTCTGGTGTTCTTGTACCGTGGTTGTATATTGGGATGTGCTTTTCTTCTTTCTGCTGG CATGTTGAAGATCACCACTTGTATTCGATGAATTACATGCACTGGGGTGCACCAAAACTGTGGTACGGTGTTGCGGGGAAGGATGCTGTTAAACTAGAGGAGGCGATGAGAAAGCATTTGCCTGACCTTTTTGAAGAACAGCCTGATTTGCTTCATAAACTA GTTACACAACTCTCCCCATCAAAACTGAAAACCGCAGGAGTACCTGTGCACCGCTGCGTCCAGCATGCTGGAGAGTTTGTCTTGACTTTCCCTCGGGCATATCATGCTGGATTCAACTGTGGTTTCAACTGTGCTGAAGCTGTGAATGTAGCACCAGTCGACTGGCTGCCTCATGGGCAGAATGCTATAGAGTTATACTGTCAACAGGGTAGAAAAACGTCAATCTCGCATGATAAACTCTTGCTTGGGGCAGCAAGAGAAGTAGTGAAAGCCGACTGGGAGCTTAACTTGCTAAAGAAGAATACAATAGATAACTTGAGGTGGAAAGAGTTTAGTGGAAAGGATGGGATCTTGGCCAAAACACTCAAGGCACGTATTGACATGGAACGTACAAGAAGAGAGTTTCTGTGCAGCTCTTCACTTGCGTTGAAGATGCATAGTAATTTCGATGCTACCAACGAGAGAGAGTGTTGTATATGCTTCTTTGATTTGCACCTGTCCGCTGCTGGTTGCCGTTGTTCCCCGGAGAAGTATTCATGTTTGACTCATGTGAAGCAGTTGTGTTCCTGTCCGTGGGTCGCTAAATATTATCTGTTTCGCTATGATATGGATGAACTGAATGTTCTTCTTGAGGCTGTGGAAGGAAAACTTAGTTCTGTGTATAGATGGGCGCGTCAAGATTTGGGATTGGCTTTAAGTGAACACCTCTCAGGAAGCAAGATGGAGACTAGTGAGGAAGAACCACAAGCAGCTGCACTTTTAGGGAAAGATTTACAGTTAAAAGTAACACCAAGAGAAGATCTAAGTAGAGGGTTAGAAAATACGTTACTTCTGAAAGTCAAGGAGGAGCAATTAACACCAAGCCACTGTATGAAGCcagtcaaagaagaagaaggcatcTCTATGACAGCTGCTAAGTCCACAAGTGGAAAAAAGAGTTCACAGAGTGTACCCGATGAtgtgatactcctaagtgatgATGAGCATGACATACCTAGGAAACGAGTTTCTGAGAAAAGAGATGCAGATTCGCCTGGCAAGCATTTAAAAATACAGGAGAGACCAAGCCACGTTTTAGCGTTAGAAGCGCCTAGTAAAACTGCTGCTCCCATGATAGAAAAGCAAGCAAATTCTTTGCCTGATAGACAAATCACTATGCCATTGCCTACTAATGACCAAAGAGCAGTGCAAGGGGATGTTACAAGTTCTGTATCGCATGCTGAAGTTAATGCCGTAGCTGATGGACTTGCTCATAATACCAGCAACCAAGATGGTGTAAACCCTACTAGCTCTAAATCCAAAATCTCTGGAGGTTTGGCTATACAGGAAGTGGTTGATGGGATAAGAAGTACCTCTGGTACACCGTCTTGTTCGCAAAACAATAGTCCGGATAGGATCATCCGCCAAAAGGGTCCACGTATAGCAAAAGTTGTGAGGAGAATCAATTGCAATGTAGAGCCTCTAAACTATGGGTGTGTGCTTTCTGGAAAATCATGGTGCAACCGCCGAGCAATTTTCCCTAAAG GGTTTCGTAGTCGGGTCAAGTACATAAACGTTTTGGATCCGACGAGGATGAGCTTCTACGTTTCAGAGATTCTTGATGCTGGACGCAACAGTCCATTGTTCATG GTTTACTTGGAGGGTGTTCCCAGTGAGGTGTTTGCTCACTTGTCGCCTACAAGATGTTGGGAGATGGTAAGAGATAGAGTAAACCAAGAGATAAGTAAGCAGCACAAAGCTGGTAAGCTAGATCTTCCTCCTCTGCAGCCTTCTGGGAGTCCTGACGGTTTTGAAATGTTTGGATACACGTCACCTGCAATCTTACAG gccattgaagcattagatgtGAATAGAGTTTGCACAGAGTATTGGGACTCCAGGCCTTACTCGCGGCCACAGGTTCAGTTCCCTGCAAATGCTCTTCTTCTCAGAGAAGCCAACACAAGCATACAATCATCGGATGTGAGAAGTCTCCAGAAAGCTCCCAGACAACGTCTATTACCTGCTGGAACGAAGTCTAATCTCAAAGTTCTGCTCAAGAAGGCTAACATGGAGGAACTGAGCTCACTTCAAGAGGTGTTAAATGAGTCTAACGTAGATTTGGTGACCGAACTTGTGAAGGAAGAGATCCAGAAGCGGTGCTGA
- the LOC103836382 gene encoding putative lysine-specific demethylase JMJ16 isoform X2 yields the protein MGTELMRICVKEESDELPSVPPGFESYATFTLKRVVPDPGAAMESVSSVSNQGEMEIESDEAKAARSLRRRPWINYDDDSNALSQNLDQTCGVKPSLPKGVTRGCAECNDCQKVTARWQPDEARRPDLEDAPIFHPTEEEFEDTLSYIAKIRPKAEKYGICRIVPPPSWKPPCPLKEKQVWEGSKFTTRVQRVDKLQNRSSMKKVSKLSNQMRRKKRKCMKMGMDPGSASPEMSELETFGFEPGPGFTLKDFKKYADEFKAQYFKKSETSTDSECTWEPAVEDVEGEYWRIVDKATEEIEVLYGADLETGVFGSGFPKISSSHEAASSSEEKYAKSGWNLNNFSRLPGSLLKHEGSDISGVLVPWLYIGMCFSSFCWHVEDHHLYSMNYMHWGAPKLWYGVAGKDAVKLEEAMRKHLPDLFEEQPDLLHKLVTQLSPSKLKTAGVPVHRCVQHAGEFVLTFPRAYHAGFNCGFNCAEAVNVAPVDWLPHGQNAIELYCQQGRKTSISHDKLLLGAAREVVKADWELNLLKKNTIDNLRWKEFSGKDGILAKTLKARIDMERTRREFLCSSSLALKMHSNFDATNERECCICFFDLHLSAAGCRCSPEKYSCLTHVKQLCSCPWVAKYYLFRYDMDELNVLLEAVEGKLSSVYRWARQDLGLALSEHLSGSKMETSEEEKVKEEQLTPSHCMKPVKEEEGISMTAAKSTSGKKSSQSVPDDVILLSDDEHDIPRKRVSEKRDADSPGKHLKIQERPSHVLALEAPSKTAAPMIEKQANSLPDRQITMPLPTNDQRAVQGDVTSSVSHAEVNAVADGLAHNTSNQDGVNPTSSKSKISGGLAIQEVVDGIRSTSGTPSCSQNNSPDRIIRQKGPRIAKVVRRINCNVEPLNYGCVLSGKSWCNRRAIFPKGFRSRVKYINVLDPTRMSFYVSEILDAGRNSPLFMVYLEGVPSEVFAHLSPTRCWEMVRDRVNQEISKQHKAGKLDLPPLQPSGSPDGFEMFGYTSPAILQAIEALDVNRVCTEYWDSRPYSRPQVQFPANALLLREANTSIQSSDVRSLQKAPRQRLLPAGTKSNLKVLLKKANMEELSSLQEVLNESNVDLVTELVKEEIQKRC from the exons ATGGGGACAGAGCTGATGAGAATCTGTGTGAAGGAAGAAAGTGATGAGCTGCCATCTGTTCCTCCTGGGTTTGAATCATATGCTACTTTCACTTTAAAAAGAGTTGTCCCTGACCCTGGTGCTGCTATGGAAAGTGTTTCTTCTGTATCAAATCAAGGTGAGATGGAGATTGAATCTGATGAAGCCAAAGCTGCTCGGTCTCTACGGCGTAGACCTTGGATTAACTATGATGATGATAGCAATGCCTTGTCTCAAAATCTTGATCAA ACTTGTGGAGTGAAGCCTTCTCTACCTAAGGGTGTGACCAGAGGATGTGCAGAATGTAATGACTGCCAAAAG GTAACTGCGAGATGGCAACCAGATGAAGCTCGAAGGCCTGACCTTGAAGATGCCCCTATATTCCACCCTACCGAAGAG GAGTTTGAAGATACTTTGAGCTATATAGCTAAAATAAGACCAAAGGCTGAGAAGTACGGAATCTGCCGAATTGTTCCTCCTCCTTCCTGGAAACCCCCTTGCCCGCTGAAAGAAAAGCAAGTATGGGAAGGTTCTAAATTCACCACACGCGTCCAAAGAGTGGATAAGCTTCAGAACCGGAGCTCTATGAAGAAGGTTTCAAAGCTTTCTAATCAAatgagaaggaagaagaggaagtgcATGAAAATGGGAATGGATCCTGGCTCCGCAAGCCCAGAAATGAGTGAGCTTGAGACGTTTGGGTTCGAACCTGGTCCAGGGTTCACTCTAAAAGACTTCAAAAAGTATGCTGACGAGTTCAAGGCTCAGTACTTTAAAAAGAGTGAAACATCTACGGACAGTGAATGTACATGGGAGCCAGCGGTTGAGGATGTTGAAGGTGAATATTGGCGGATTGTAGATAAAGCTACCGAAGAGATAGAG GTGCTGTATGGTGCTGACCTTGAAACTGGGGTATTTGGTAGTGGTTTTCCCAAGATATCATCTAGTCACGAggctgcttcttcttcagaagaaaaatatgcAAAATCAGGCTGGAACTTAAATAATTTCTCAAGGCTTCCAGGATCACTTCTTAAGCATGAAGGCAGTGACATCTCTGGTGTTCTTGTACCGTGGTTGTATATTGGGATGTGCTTTTCTTCTTTCTGCTGG CATGTTGAAGATCACCACTTGTATTCGATGAATTACATGCACTGGGGTGCACCAAAACTGTGGTACGGTGTTGCGGGGAAGGATGCTGTTAAACTAGAGGAGGCGATGAGAAAGCATTTGCCTGACCTTTTTGAAGAACAGCCTGATTTGCTTCATAAACTA GTTACACAACTCTCCCCATCAAAACTGAAAACCGCAGGAGTACCTGTGCACCGCTGCGTCCAGCATGCTGGAGAGTTTGTCTTGACTTTCCCTCGGGCATATCATGCTGGATTCAACTGTGGTTTCAACTGTGCTGAAGCTGTGAATGTAGCACCAGTCGACTGGCTGCCTCATGGGCAGAATGCTATAGAGTTATACTGTCAACAGGGTAGAAAAACGTCAATCTCGCATGATAAACTCTTGCTTGGGGCAGCAAGAGAAGTAGTGAAAGCCGACTGGGAGCTTAACTTGCTAAAGAAGAATACAATAGATAACTTGAGGTGGAAAGAGTTTAGTGGAAAGGATGGGATCTTGGCCAAAACACTCAAGGCACGTATTGACATGGAACGTACAAGAAGAGAGTTTCTGTGCAGCTCTTCACTTGCGTTGAAGATGCATAGTAATTTCGATGCTACCAACGAGAGAGAGTGTTGTATATGCTTCTTTGATTTGCACCTGTCCGCTGCTGGTTGCCGTTGTTCCCCGGAGAAGTATTCATGTTTGACTCATGTGAAGCAGTTGTGTTCCTGTCCGTGGGTCGCTAAATATTATCTGTTTCGCTATGATATGGATGAACTGAATGTTCTTCTTGAGGCTGTGGAAGGAAAACTTAGTTCTGTGTATAGATGGGCGCGTCAAGATTTGGGATTGGCTTTAAGTGAACACCTCTCAGGAAGCAAGATGGAGACTAGTGAGGAAGA GAAAGTCAAGGAGGAGCAATTAACACCAAGCCACTGTATGAAGCcagtcaaagaagaagaaggcatcTCTATGACAGCTGCTAAGTCCACAAGTGGAAAAAAGAGTTCACAGAGTGTACCCGATGAtgtgatactcctaagtgatgATGAGCATGACATACCTAGGAAACGAGTTTCTGAGAAAAGAGATGCAGATTCGCCTGGCAAGCATTTAAAAATACAGGAGAGACCAAGCCACGTTTTAGCGTTAGAAGCGCCTAGTAAAACTGCTGCTCCCATGATAGAAAAGCAAGCAAATTCTTTGCCTGATAGACAAATCACTATGCCATTGCCTACTAATGACCAAAGAGCAGTGCAAGGGGATGTTACAAGTTCTGTATCGCATGCTGAAGTTAATGCCGTAGCTGATGGACTTGCTCATAATACCAGCAACCAAGATGGTGTAAACCCTACTAGCTCTAAATCCAAAATCTCTGGAGGTTTGGCTATACAGGAAGTGGTTGATGGGATAAGAAGTACCTCTGGTACACCGTCTTGTTCGCAAAACAATAGTCCGGATAGGATCATCCGCCAAAAGGGTCCACGTATAGCAAAAGTTGTGAGGAGAATCAATTGCAATGTAGAGCCTCTAAACTATGGGTGTGTGCTTTCTGGAAAATCATGGTGCAACCGCCGAGCAATTTTCCCTAAAG GGTTTCGTAGTCGGGTCAAGTACATAAACGTTTTGGATCCGACGAGGATGAGCTTCTACGTTTCAGAGATTCTTGATGCTGGACGCAACAGTCCATTGTTCATG GTTTACTTGGAGGGTGTTCCCAGTGAGGTGTTTGCTCACTTGTCGCCTACAAGATGTTGGGAGATGGTAAGAGATAGAGTAAACCAAGAGATAAGTAAGCAGCACAAAGCTGGTAAGCTAGATCTTCCTCCTCTGCAGCCTTCTGGGAGTCCTGACGGTTTTGAAATGTTTGGATACACGTCACCTGCAATCTTACAG gccattgaagcattagatgtGAATAGAGTTTGCACAGAGTATTGGGACTCCAGGCCTTACTCGCGGCCACAGGTTCAGTTCCCTGCAAATGCTCTTCTTCTCAGAGAAGCCAACACAAGCATACAATCATCGGATGTGAGAAGTCTCCAGAAAGCTCCCAGACAACGTCTATTACCTGCTGGAACGAAGTCTAATCTCAAAGTTCTGCTCAAGAAGGCTAACATGGAGGAACTGAGCTCACTTCAAGAGGTGTTAAATGAGTCTAACGTAGATTTGGTGACCGAACTTGTGAAGGAAGAGATCCAGAAGCGGTGCTGA